A region of Plantactinospora sp. BC1 DNA encodes the following proteins:
- the istB gene encoding IS21-like element helper ATPase IstB, whose translation MTSSLAKRGRALTEQAADAAIDSACRALRLPTLRSRFADVADAAKRQQLTYRGFLAELLLAECDERDRRRSERRIKAAGFPRDKWLQDFDFDANPNINPAMIHTLATCAWVRNGEPLCLIGDSGTGKSHLLIGLGAAAAMAGYRVRYVMAAKLVNELVEAADDKQLTKTIARYGRVDLLCIDGLGYMELDRRGAELLFQVLTEREEKNSVAIASNEAFSGWTKTFTDPRLCAAIVDRLTFGGNIIQTGTDSYRLARTKTQLVSQAAARD comes from the coding sequence ATGACCAGCAGCCTCGCCAAACGCGGACGCGCCCTGACCGAACAGGCCGCCGACGCCGCAATCGACTCCGCCTGCCGCGCCCTGCGGCTACCGACCCTGCGCAGCCGGTTCGCCGACGTCGCCGACGCCGCGAAACGACAACAGCTCACCTACCGCGGCTTCCTCGCCGAACTGCTGCTCGCCGAGTGCGACGAACGCGACCGGCGCCGCTCCGAACGGCGCATCAAAGCCGCCGGCTTCCCACGAGACAAGTGGCTGCAAGACTTCGACTTCGACGCCAACCCGAACATCAACCCTGCCATGATTCACACGCTGGCCACCTGCGCCTGGGTCCGCAACGGTGAACCCCTGTGCCTCATCGGCGACTCCGGCACCGGCAAGTCCCATCTGCTCATCGGTCTCGGCGCCGCTGCCGCGATGGCCGGATACCGGGTCCGTTACGTCATGGCTGCCAAGCTGGTCAACGAACTCGTCGAAGCCGCCGACGACAAGCAGCTCACCAAGACCATCGCCCGCTACGGCCGCGTCGATCTGCTCTGCATTGACGGACTGGGCTACATGGAACTCGACCGCCGCGGCGCCGAACTGCTGTTCCAGGTCCTCACCGAAAGGGAAGAGAAGAACAGCGTCGCCATCGCCAGCAACGAAGCGTTCTCCGGCTGGACCAAGACCTTCACCGACCCACGCCTGTGCGCCGCCATCGTTGACCGCCTCACCTTCGGCGGCAACATCATCCAAACCGGCACTGACTCCTACCGACTCGCCCGCACCAAGACACAACTCGTATCGCAAGCCGCCGCGCGAGATTGA